In one window of Tenacibaculum mesophilum DNA:
- a CDS encoding SusC/RagA family TonB-linked outer membrane protein codes for MMNKKIIYLLLLIPFSVFAQNTKTISGTVIDEARNETLPGVSIYASTKVIGNKTNIEGVIQASMIGTTTDFDGNFSFKAPKETKYIIISYIGFETEKINVENRSTDMIITLKEKEELLGEVIVTGYQKIEKRKITSSFAKIKTDDVKRAGTANIDQMLSGEISGVLVQPTSGAPGAPAKIQIRGTSTLNGSSDPLWVLDGIPLQGNDIPKDFRDKDNIDNLKSFPIAGINPEDIEEITVLKDASATSIYGARAANGVIVITTKKGKEGNMRINFNASTFLTLRPDFDRLNLMNASEKVDFELGLARRSDLTYQSERGEVSRILQAYGEYNNFQNNGFSSINPLAQNAINSLRNKDINWGNELYQAAINQQYGLTLSGGSEKSRYYFSLGYFDEEGTTKGTGLNRYNLTFKNDYDVNDKLNVGVSVFASRNKSTSYITGADAYTNPANYSRRVNPYFTPYNADGGYNYDPDLIERSDLNLKYNPLEERQNTNQELTSYSIKPIIDLTYKFDNALTLYTQLGMQFDFDQTEKFGDKNSYYTRKYRFGSRYQDEDGNDAFFMPEGGINQNWNSDAFQYNWKTTLNYNTSINNIHEVDVMLGTEFREDKRTEIHTKGFGFNTNTLRTIPITDERALGNELFNPYKKTINENAYASFFGTASYTYDRKYTVFGSLRYDGSNLFGVNPEFRYLPLWSVAGSWNVARESFFDIDAVNEFKIRGSYGVQGNIDKSTSPFVVGNYKDETILPGNSEQGINVISAPNKDLRWEKTISSNVGFDLGLFNNRLYVSADYYYRKSSDLIGLQSIPLESGFNFINTNWATLSNKGIELAINSRNIIKDDFKWSTSFNISHNKNKVEKIQIRDNELKPSLLGYGVNAVFAIKTAGLDSNGLPLFWKDGKKVTAVDFYNLSEGVDGSQLTEEEHRNLYTYVGNGDPEFSGGFINKFQYKDFSLSVATNFNINQTIKRTPSYHPTQISPTYNYNKEVLKAGTGSYPAFIGSTTPGFETDLVYSWYHTYDTGNTYRDLDIWVDKISYIRINSIKFGYNVPSRYLESMNVSRLSFNLEGRNLFVFGTDYDGYFDPETFGSPYSQPIPKIISFGFNLSF; via the coding sequence ATGATGAACAAAAAAATAATTTACTTACTGCTTCTTATACCATTTTCGGTTTTTGCACAAAACACAAAAACGATTAGTGGAACGGTAATAGACGAAGCTAGAAATGAAACTTTACCGGGGGTTAGTATCTACGCTTCAACCAAAGTAATTGGTAACAAAACGAATATAGAAGGAGTTATTCAAGCTTCAATGATTGGAACAACTACTGATTTCGACGGAAATTTCTCTTTTAAAGCACCAAAGGAAACAAAATATATTATAATATCATATATAGGTTTTGAAACAGAGAAAATAAATGTAGAAAATAGAAGTACAGATATGATAATAACACTAAAAGAAAAGGAAGAGCTTTTAGGGGAAGTTATCGTAACAGGTTATCAAAAAATAGAGAAACGTAAAATTACGTCGTCGTTTGCAAAAATTAAAACAGATGATGTTAAAAGAGCAGGAACAGCTAATATTGATCAGATGCTTTCTGGAGAAATTTCAGGAGTACTTGTTCAACCAACTAGTGGCGCTCCTGGTGCACCCGCTAAAATTCAAATTAGAGGTACTTCAACTTTAAACGGTTCTTCTGATCCTTTGTGGGTTTTAGATGGAATTCCTTTACAAGGGAATGATATCCCTAAAGATTTTAGAGATAAAGATAATATTGATAACTTAAAATCTTTTCCAATTGCAGGAATCAATCCTGAAGATATTGAAGAAATAACAGTTTTAAAAGACGCCTCTGCAACCTCTATTTATGGAGCAAGAGCTGCAAACGGAGTAATTGTAATTACGACTAAAAAAGGTAAAGAGGGGAATATGAGGATAAACTTTAATGCGAGCACATTCTTAACTTTACGTCCTGATTTTGATAGGTTAAACTTGATGAATGCTTCTGAGAAAGTAGATTTTGAATTAGGTTTAGCTCGTAGATCAGACTTAACTTATCAAAGTGAAAGAGGAGAAGTTTCTCGTATTTTACAGGCCTATGGAGAATATAATAATTTCCAAAATAATGGTTTTTCAAGTATAAATCCGCTAGCTCAGAATGCAATTAATAGCTTAAGAAACAAAGATATTAATTGGGGGAATGAGTTGTATCAAGCAGCAATAAATCAACAATACGGATTAACACTTTCAGGTGGAAGTGAAAAATCAAGATATTATTTCTCTTTAGGATATTTTGATGAAGAAGGAACAACAAAAGGTACTGGTTTAAACAGGTATAATCTTACGTTTAAAAATGACTATGATGTAAATGATAAACTAAATGTAGGAGTGTCTGTTTTTGCAAGTAGAAATAAAAGCACATCATATATTACTGGTGCAGATGCATACACTAACCCAGCAAATTACTCAAGAAGAGTAAACCCTTATTTCACTCCATACAACGCAGATGGAGGTTATAATTATGACCCAGACTTGATTGAAAGATCAGATTTAAATTTAAAATACAATCCATTAGAAGAAAGACAAAATACAAATCAAGAGTTAACATCTTATTCTATTAAACCAATAATTGATCTTACATATAAGTTTGATAATGCTTTAACATTATATACTCAATTAGGTATGCAGTTTGACTTTGATCAAACTGAAAAATTTGGAGATAAAAACAGTTACTACACTAGAAAATATAGATTTGGCTCTAGATACCAAGATGAAGACGGTAACGATGCCTTTTTTATGCCAGAAGGAGGTATTAATCAAAACTGGAATAGTGATGCTTTTCAATATAATTGGAAAACAACATTAAATTATAACACTTCTATAAATAATATTCATGAAGTTGATGTAATGTTAGGTACCGAGTTTAGAGAGGATAAACGAACTGAAATTCATACAAAAGGATTTGGTTTTAATACAAATACTTTAAGAACTATACCTATAACAGACGAAAGAGCTTTAGGAAATGAATTGTTTAACCCATATAAGAAAACAATTAATGAAAATGCTTACGCTTCTTTCTTCGGAACAGCTTCTTACACTTATGATAGAAAGTATACAGTATTTGGAAGTTTACGATATGATGGATCAAACTTATTTGGAGTAAATCCAGAGTTTAGGTACTTACCATTATGGTCTGTTGCGGGTTCTTGGAATGTAGCTAGAGAAAGCTTTTTTGATATAGATGCTGTTAATGAGTTTAAAATAAGAGGTTCATACGGGGTACAAGGAAATATAGACAAATCAACATCTCCTTTTGTAGTAGGGAATTATAAAGATGAAACTATTTTACCAGGGAATTCTGAACAAGGAATTAATGTAATATCTGCCCCTAACAAAGATTTACGTTGGGAAAAAACAATCTCATCAAATGTAGGGTTTGACTTAGGCTTATTTAATAATAGATTATACGTTTCAGCAGATTATTATTATCGTAAAAGTTCAGATTTAATAGGATTACAATCTATACCACTAGAATCTGGCTTTAATTTTATTAATACCAATTGGGCAACATTAAGTAATAAAGGTATTGAATTAGCAATAAACTCTAGAAATATTATAAAAGATGATTTTAAATGGAGTACAAGTTTTAACATATCACATAATAAAAATAAAGTAGAAAAGATTCAAATTAGAGATAATGAATTAAAACCTTCTTTATTAGGATACGGAGTAAATGCAGTTTTTGCAATAAAAACAGCAGGTTTAGATAGTAATGGTTTGCCTCTTTTTTGGAAAGATGGAAAAAAAGTAACCGCAGTAGATTTTTATAATCTATCAGAAGGGGTTGATGGAAGCCAGTTAACAGAAGAAGAGCATAGAAATCTATATACGTATGTAGGTAACGGAGATCCTGAATTTAGTGGAGGTTTCATAAATAAATTTCAATACAAAGATTTTAGTTTAAGTGTTGCAACCAATTTTAACATAAACCAAACTATAAAACGAACACCTTCGTATCATCCAACGCAAATAAGCCCAACATATAACTATAATAAAGAAGTCTTAAAAGCAGGGACAGGAAGTTACCCAGCTTTTATAGGAAGTACAACACCAGGTTTTGAAACAGATTTAGTGTATAGTTGGTATCATACTTACGATACAGGTAATACATACAGAGATTTAGATATTTGGGTAGATAAAATTTCGTACATAAGAATTAATAGTATAAAGTTTGGATACAATGTACCAAGCAGATATTTAGAAAGTATGAATGTTTCAAGATTAAGCTTTAACCTAGAAGGAAGAAATTTATTTGTTTTCGGAACAGATTATGACGGATATTTTGATCCAGAAACCTTTGGTAGTCCATATTCTCAACCAATACCAAAAATTATTTCTTTTGGATTTAATCTTTCTTTTTAA
- a CDS encoding sensor histidine kinase encodes MKFPLKKRKHQYYLLVSVSLIILFFIGYELITNKITSEAERLVEEATTQNVREKKGILQFDFNEFDKFISGAEKIIDNSTVLKREQLKNRLVFNSELAFSEEIIDASFIYFFKENEAVYTSFLGEKKLEKEILHGIRKLKKENQVFEVVSTQKDTTYYQKIIVRKQSDNTTIVYGYSINLLKYWNYFSQKYSVYGGYVIVTDKTGVCMLHPDTNYIGKYEKTFFNTISPQNIIKKTKSNELKNNGPIKVTVKSEYLNLEVVRYYDVLQVGNSELILITSFPLNISIRESVNDIKQYLLWMSLLALLTFMLILAFSRGQLRSQYLKTLQYEQERKRLAISNEQYQQKNARLQLSQLRKKLNPHFLFNTLNSLHVLIGVDKKMSQQFVLKLSEVYRYLLKEREANLATVKDELHFLEQYFFLQKIRFSNSINLSVVDNSGGKALSKKIPFLALETLVENAIKHNEITKKNPLFIKVLIEEDQIIVSNNYNPRKNKKEASYSVGLGYLSNFYAFYNVKSFKTEVFNEDFKCYMPLLSK; translated from the coding sequence ATGAAGTTTCCATTAAAAAAAAGAAAACATCAATACTACCTGCTGGTAAGTGTATCGTTAATAATATTATTTTTTATTGGATACGAATTAATAACAAATAAAATTACGTCAGAAGCAGAGAGGTTAGTAGAAGAAGCAACAACTCAAAACGTAAGAGAGAAGAAAGGAATATTACAATTTGATTTTAACGAGTTTGATAAGTTTATTTCAGGAGCAGAAAAGATTATAGATAACAGTACTGTATTAAAGAGAGAGCAACTTAAAAATCGATTGGTTTTTAATAGCGAGCTAGCTTTTTCTGAGGAAATTATTGATGCTAGTTTTATTTATTTTTTTAAAGAAAATGAGGCCGTATATACTTCTTTTTTAGGAGAAAAAAAACTAGAAAAAGAAATCCTACACGGGATTAGAAAATTAAAAAAAGAAAATCAGGTTTTTGAAGTAGTATCAACACAAAAAGATACTACGTATTACCAGAAAATTATTGTAAGAAAACAATCAGACAATACTACAATAGTATACGGCTACAGTATTAATTTATTAAAATATTGGAATTATTTTTCACAAAAATATAGTGTTTATGGAGGGTATGTTATTGTAACAGACAAAACAGGTGTTTGTATGTTGCATCCAGATACTAATTACATTGGAAAATATGAAAAGACATTTTTTAATACTATTTCACCCCAAAATATAATTAAAAAAACGAAGAGTAATGAATTGAAAAATAATGGGCCAATAAAAGTAACAGTAAAATCAGAGTATTTAAACCTAGAAGTGGTAAGATATTATGATGTGTTACAAGTAGGTAACTCTGAGTTAATTTTAATAACAAGTTTCCCTTTAAATATTTCAATCAGAGAATCTGTTAACGATATTAAACAATATTTATTATGGATGAGTTTGTTGGCATTACTAACCTTTATGTTAATATTAGCTTTTTCTCGAGGTCAACTAAGGAGTCAATATTTAAAAACGCTTCAGTACGAACAAGAAAGAAAACGATTGGCTATTAGTAACGAGCAATATCAACAAAAAAACGCACGATTACAATTAAGTCAATTACGAAAAAAGCTGAATCCTCATTTTCTATTCAACACCCTAAATTCTTTACATGTTTTAATAGGAGTAGATAAAAAAATGTCTCAGCAATTTGTATTAAAACTTTCAGAGGTATATAGGTATTTGTTAAAAGAAAGAGAAGCAAACTTGGCTACAGTAAAAGATGAATTACATTTTTTAGAGCAATACTTCTTTTTGCAAAAAATTAGATTTAGTAATAGTATAAATCTATCTGTTGTAGATAATAGTGGAGGAAAAGCTTTATCAAAAAAAATTCCTTTTTTAGCATTAGAAACATTGGTTGAGAATGCTATTAAACATAATGAAATAACAAAAAAAAATCCTCTTTTTATTAAAGTTTTAATTGAAGAAGACCAGATAATAGTAAGTAACAATTATAATCCAAGAAAAAATAAGAAAGAAGCAAGTTATAGCGTAGGCTTAGGGTATTTAAGTAATTTCTACGCATTTTATAACGTAAAATCATTTAAGACAGAGGTTTTTAATGAAGATTTTAAATGTTATATGCCTTTGTTGTCAAAATAA
- a CDS encoding LytR/AlgR family response regulator transcription factor, protein MKILDVVIIEDEDLAATSLENLLQKSPYPISVKKRLESVEDSILWLKENTCDLILSDIHLGDGYSFEIFERLKISIPIIFTTAFDEYAIKSFQFFAIDYLLKPYSEELLNKAIEKYVNLNENKGYTDKLEQLLLQMNNKIKHQKEKERFLVSKGSLSISIKREEVAYFMAQGKYLFLFTFDNESYLYDGTISSLEEELSEKYFFKINRKYIIQHSAINNISKYSNNRIKIELQPNLNVEEMLLVSAQRIKEFKKWLDN, encoded by the coding sequence ATGAAAATATTAGATGTAGTAATAATTGAAGATGAAGATTTAGCAGCAACTTCTTTAGAAAACTTATTGCAGAAAAGTCCTTATCCAATTTCTGTAAAAAAGCGGTTGGAAAGTGTAGAAGATTCAATTCTTTGGCTTAAAGAAAACACTTGCGATTTAATTTTAAGCGATATTCACCTTGGAGATGGTTATAGCTTTGAAATTTTTGAAAGATTGAAAATTTCAATTCCTATTATTTTTACAACAGCTTTTGATGAGTATGCCATCAAATCATTTCAGTTTTTTGCCATAGATTATTTATTAAAACCCTACAGTGAAGAGCTACTTAATAAAGCCATAGAAAAATATGTAAACCTTAATGAGAATAAAGGATACACTGATAAGCTTGAGCAATTATTGTTACAAATGAACAATAAAATAAAGCATCAAAAAGAAAAAGAACGCTTTTTGGTGTCAAAAGGAAGTTTATCTATTTCTATTAAAAGAGAGGAAGTCGCTTATTTTATGGCACAAGGAAAGTACTTGTTCTTGTTTACTTTTGATAACGAAAGTTACCTTTATGATGGAACAATTTCTAGTTTAGAAGAAGAACTATCTGAAAAATACTTTTTCAAGATTAATAGAAAATATATTATTCAACATTCAGCGATTAATAATATATCAAAATATAGTAATAATCGTATAAAAATAGAATTACAACCAAACTTAAATGTAGAAGAGATGCTTTTAGTGAGTGCTCAAAGAATTAAAGAGTTTAAAAAATGGTTGGATAATTAG
- a CDS encoding zinc-dependent metalloprotease has translation MKGHSQMKNINLKVLSLFLVFFTTMVAAQKKEEEKTDTIKSTSKVSYKKLQKEGNKKEGLFNIYRLKEDIYFEIPDSLLSKDFLIVNKISQVPYEFNGYGLNKGMAYETKLIRFYKDTLLNKVWVKTINPRVTSPKNNAITRSVRNNFGESIIEGFKIESENEKKTSAFIKVNRIFNGEDKSFNDLFSNLGLLLSVKTKLSKIDELKTFSKNIVVKSLFTTSVKEGNRPVLQQSIGVTTNIVLLPTNIMKPRFGDKRIGYFSKPMDYYSDSQHEVEHRELITRWRLEPKKKDVEKYKKGELVTPKKQIVYYIDPATPKKWVPYIKNGVYDWNKAFEQAGFKNAVVVKEVTKEDKDFDIDDVRYSVITYVASERQNAMGPSIVDPRSGEILESDIIWWHNLMKGLHQWIRVQTGPINPEARANIFSDKIMGESIRFVSSHEVGHTFGLKHNMGASFSYPVDSLRSASFTKKMGGTAPSIMDYARYNYVAQPGDNVTEISPKIGVYDKYAINWGYRWLDIKTPHEELPILNQWIRKHENDPMYFYGPQQRNIIDPRSQSEDLGDDAVKASKYGLENLRRIVPNIIKWTYEEGEDYYKAAKLYKAVIDQWQLYSGHVMANIGGIYINNTIHGDGKNTFVPVPTKIQKEALDYIIKETILPQKWLFAPDLIHKVYPVRDAPDGERFYSPISMHRAYQTNMIYRLIETDRLMRIIENKVLASDKNDVFTEEYLFNELFEAIFKKTINNKPIDMFDRMTQKNYVDVLTVDRNILLKKTKETNLKSKNFKNVHFSYIPRVSDVGSNKRAELERILKLLKRKRKKGDKATQNHYNDLIARIEYNLNN, from the coding sequence ATGAAGGGGCATTCTCAAATGAAGAACATTAATTTAAAAGTACTTAGTTTATTCTTGGTGTTTTTTACCACAATGGTAGCAGCACAAAAGAAAGAAGAAGAAAAAACAGATACTATTAAAAGTACTAGTAAAGTTTCGTACAAGAAATTACAAAAAGAGGGAAACAAAAAAGAGGGACTGTTTAATATTTACAGATTAAAAGAAGACATCTACTTTGAAATCCCAGATTCATTGCTTTCAAAAGATTTTTTAATAGTAAATAAAATATCTCAAGTTCCTTATGAATTTAATGGGTACGGATTGAACAAGGGTATGGCCTATGAAACTAAATTAATTAGGTTTTATAAAGATACCTTATTAAATAAAGTGTGGGTAAAAACAATTAATCCAAGAGTAACTTCTCCAAAAAATAATGCAATAACTCGTTCAGTACGTAATAATTTTGGAGAGTCTATTATAGAAGGTTTTAAAATAGAGTCGGAAAATGAGAAAAAAACATCTGCGTTTATAAAGGTAAATAGAATTTTTAATGGCGAAGATAAGAGTTTTAATGATTTATTTTCTAATCTAGGTTTACTACTAAGTGTAAAAACAAAACTATCTAAAATAGATGAGTTAAAAACTTTTTCTAAAAATATTGTAGTAAAATCGCTTTTTACTACTTCTGTAAAAGAAGGTAACAGACCAGTTTTACAGCAATCAATTGGAGTTACAACCAATATAGTTTTGTTACCAACAAATATAATGAAACCACGTTTTGGAGATAAAAGAATAGGATATTTTAGTAAACCTATGGATTATTATTCTGATAGTCAGCATGAAGTAGAACATCGTGAATTAATTACACGTTGGAGACTTGAGCCCAAAAAGAAAGATGTAGAGAAATATAAAAAAGGAGAATTAGTAACACCAAAAAAGCAAATTGTTTATTATATAGACCCAGCAACACCAAAAAAATGGGTGCCATACATAAAAAATGGAGTATATGATTGGAATAAAGCTTTTGAGCAGGCTGGGTTTAAAAACGCAGTAGTTGTAAAAGAGGTTACTAAAGAAGATAAAGATTTTGATATTGATGATGTTCGCTATTCGGTAATTACCTACGTGGCATCAGAAAGACAAAATGCTATGGGACCTTCTATAGTTGATCCAAGAAGTGGAGAAATTTTAGAATCAGATATTATTTGGTGGCATAATTTAATGAAAGGATTACACCAATGGATTCGCGTTCAAACCGGACCTATAAACCCAGAAGCAAGAGCTAATATTTTTTCTGATAAAATAATGGGAGAATCTATTAGATTTGTATCTTCTCATGAAGTGGGGCATACTTTTGGATTAAAACATAATATGGGGGCTTCTTTTAGTTATCCAGTAGACTCGTTAAGGTCAGCTAGTTTTACCAAGAAAATGGGAGGTACAGCACCATCTATTATGGATTATGCTCGTTATAATTATGTAGCCCAACCAGGTGATAATGTAACCGAAATTAGTCCAAAAATAGGAGTGTATGATAAGTATGCAATCAACTGGGGATATCGTTGGTTAGATATAAAAACACCTCATGAAGAGTTGCCCATATTAAATCAATGGATACGAAAGCATGAAAACGATCCAATGTATTTTTATGGTCCACAACAAAGAAATATTATAGATCCAAGATCTCAAAGTGAAGATTTAGGAGATGATGCTGTGAAAGCAAGTAAGTATGGGTTAGAGAACTTAAGAAGAATAGTTCCAAACATTATTAAATGGACGTATGAAGAAGGAGAAGATTATTATAAGGCAGCAAAGCTTTATAAAGCGGTGATTGATCAATGGCAACTATACAGCGGACATGTAATGGCAAACATAGGGGGTATATATATAAATAACACAATACATGGAGATGGTAAAAACACTTTCGTTCCAGTACCAACCAAAATACAAAAAGAAGCACTCGATTATATCATAAAAGAAACAATTTTACCACAAAAATGGTTGTTTGCTCCAGATCTTATACACAAAGTATATCCAGTAAGAGACGCTCCTGATGGTGAACGTTTTTACTCTCCAATTTCCATGCACCGTGCTTATCAAACAAATATGATTTATCGTTTAATCGAAACAGATAGATTAATGCGAATTATTGAGAACAAAGTACTGGCTTCAGACAAAAATGATGTGTTTACAGAAGAGTACTTATTCAATGAACTTTTCGAGGCTATTTTTAAGAAAACGATTAATAACAAACCTATAGATATGTTTGATCGTATGACCCAGAAAAATTACGTGGATGTATTAACAGTAGATAGAAATATATTATTAAAGAAAACTAAAGAAACAAACTTAAAAAGTAAGAACTTCAAAAATGTACATTTCTCTTATATACCAAGGGTATCAGACGTAGGTTCAAACAAGAGAGCTGAATTAGAAAGAATCTTAAAATTATTAAAAAGAAAAAGAAAGAAAGGGGACAAGGCTACTCAAAATCACTACAATGATTTAATAGCTAGAATTGAATATAATTTGAATAATTAA
- a CDS encoding C40 family peptidase — protein MIKKILFICIVSFLMISCGSSKNVSTTYQTRTKKVAKVKKNTQLATTKSSSKITVADKIVWTAVTYKGVPYRFGGMTKRGMDCSGLIFTSFKQRNMPIARTSHQMYLQGENISLREVQRGDLLFFKTSRKRGKVNHVGLVTSVDNGDIRFIHSTTSRGVIVTSLHENYWKRAFIKAKRVL, from the coding sequence ATGATAAAAAAAATCTTATTTATATGTATAGTATCATTTTTAATGATTTCTTGTGGATCATCAAAAAATGTAAGTACTACATACCAAACAAGAACAAAAAAAGTAGCAAAAGTTAAGAAAAACACACAATTAGCAACAACTAAATCATCAAGCAAAATTACAGTTGCAGATAAAATAGTATGGACAGCAGTTACTTATAAAGGTGTGCCATATCGTTTTGGAGGAATGACGAAAAGAGGAATGGATTGTTCAGGATTGATTTTTACTTCGTTTAAACAACGAAACATGCCTATCGCAAGAACGTCTCACCAAATGTATTTACAAGGAGAAAATATTTCTTTACGAGAAGTTCAAAGAGGAGATTTACTGTTTTTTAAAACCTCAAGAAAAAGAGGAAAAGTAAATCATGTAGGGTTGGTAACTTCTGTAGATAATGGAGATATTCGTTTTATACATTCAACTACATCACGAGGAGTAATAGTAACCTCGCTACATGAGAATTATTGGAAACGAGCTTTTATTAAAGCAAAACGGGTGTTGTAA
- a CDS encoding RagB/SusD family nutrient uptake outer membrane protein, producing the protein MKKHIYILLISIVSIVSCDDYLDIEPVGQVIPKSVEDYRSFLTTAYATEKNNHILTTYRADELQLSKSSVGSEQYEDIYLWNDASASPLTTPFSYASFYKIIFHANHVIEKETEITGDATAITQLVGEAYALRALQYFQLINLYAKAYDTTTASNDNGVPIVTKYNLDQKYDIQSVEEVYTQILSDLSNAEARLNIEQQASGFNYRFSKIALKSLKARVYLYKKEWQKAIDVSKEALAIKNTIQDLNSDSSIMPSEFSSVESILALDQVSSFDIASNAAVSDQFLNKYDRINDLRFNIYFKKDGTVYRAAKTADLKYKSTFRVAELYLTLAEAYTQLNELTFAKEQLLVLVKNRYTPAKVITYTTYINSLTKQQLYEEILDERAREFAIEGQRWNDLKRTTQPEITKWYEGKNYTLNKNDSRYVVQFPNDAKINNPNF; encoded by the coding sequence ATGAAAAAACATATATACATATTATTAATTAGTATAGTAAGCATCGTTTCTTGTGATGATTACTTAGATATAGAACCGGTAGGACAAGTAATACCAAAATCGGTTGAAGATTACCGAAGCTTTTTAACAACAGCTTATGCAACAGAAAAAAACAACCATATATTAACTACTTATAGAGCAGATGAACTACAGTTAAGCAAAAGCTCTGTAGGTTCAGAGCAGTATGAAGATATTTATTTATGGAATGATGCGAGTGCATCACCATTAACAACACCTTTTTCGTATGCTAGTTTTTATAAAATAATTTTTCATGCAAACCATGTTATAGAAAAAGAAACAGAAATTACTGGAGATGCAACAGCAATTACCCAATTAGTTGGGGAAGCTTACGCTTTACGAGCACTACAATATTTTCAGTTAATTAATTTGTATGCAAAGGCATACGATACAACAACAGCAAGTAATGACAATGGAGTTCCTATAGTTACTAAATATAACTTAGACCAAAAGTATGACATTCAATCAGTAGAAGAAGTATATACGCAAATACTAAGTGATCTTTCTAATGCCGAAGCACGTTTAAATATAGAACAGCAAGCTTCTGGTTTTAACTATAGATTTTCAAAAATTGCCTTAAAAAGCTTAAAAGCTAGAGTGTATTTGTATAAAAAAGAATGGCAAAAAGCTATTGACGTAAGTAAAGAAGCCTTAGCTATAAAAAATACAATACAAGACTTAAATTCAGATAGTTCAATAATGCCTTCAGAATTTAGTTCTGTAGAATCTATTTTAGCATTAGATCAAGTGTCGTCTTTTGACATAGCAAGTAATGCTGCGGTTTCTGATCAATTTTTAAATAAATATGATAGAATAAACGATTTAAGATTTAATATTTACTTTAAGAAAGACGGAACAGTTTACAGAGCTGCTAAAACAGCAGACCTTAAGTATAAATCAACCTTCAGAGTAGCTGAACTATACTTAACCTTAGCAGAAGCATATACACAATTAAACGAATTAACATTTGCAAAAGAGCAACTGTTAGTATTAGTAAAGAACAGGTATACACCAGCTAAAGTTATAACTTATACCACTTATATTAATTCATTAACAAAGCAACAGTTATATGAAGAAATATTAGACGAGCGTGCACGTGAATTTGCAATTGAGGGGCAACGTTGGAATGACTTAAAAAGAACTACACAACCTGAAATAACAAAGTGGTACGAAGGAAAAAATTATACCCTAAATAAAAATGACAGTAGGTATGTCGTTCAGTTTCCAAACGATGCTAAGATAAATAACCCAAATTTTTAA